One genomic window of Evansella cellulosilytica DSM 2522 includes the following:
- a CDS encoding potassium channel family protein yields the protein MFRFDFIVESYSRFYSLIKMTFIVFLFALFIGNLMHIIEPDNFPSIFDGIWWSVVTISTVGYGDFVPESIFGRILGIILILGGIALFSFFITNLASSTVLAKQEKDAGGAKVKEKGHYIIVGWNERSHQLIKELMNLYSNIHIVLIDETLEKKPIDTKALSFVKGSPTKDETYERANIKKAHTIIITSNQHVDEKTSDANTVLTLLTSKGMQSNIYAIVELISPQQAKNAERAGADEVILSSKHLSLLMVNGVLFHGMTDVIAEMLKHGKDDQLQFKIVPPELINETFQKAITDYQTSDMFLIGIRRGSDTLLHPKNGSQLLSGDKLIFFKRVSS from the coding sequence GTGTTTCGATTTGATTTTATTGTAGAGTCTTATTCCCGGTTTTATTCTCTCATAAAGATGACTTTTATTGTATTCCTATTCGCACTTTTCATCGGAAACTTGATGCACATAATTGAACCAGATAACTTTCCGAGTATTTTTGATGGGATATGGTGGTCTGTTGTTACTATATCTACTGTTGGATATGGTGATTTTGTTCCCGAGAGTATTTTCGGTCGAATATTAGGAATCATTCTCATTTTAGGAGGGATTGCACTATTTTCTTTTTTCATTACTAATCTTGCTAGTTCAACAGTATTAGCAAAGCAAGAAAAGGATGCTGGTGGTGCAAAGGTGAAAGAAAAAGGACATTATATTATTGTAGGCTGGAACGAAAGAAGTCATCAGCTAATTAAGGAGCTGATGAATCTTTACTCCAACATTCATATCGTTCTCATTGATGAGACTTTAGAGAAAAAACCGATTGATACAAAGGCATTGTCATTTGTTAAAGGGTCTCCAACGAAGGATGAAACTTACGAACGAGCGAATATAAAAAAAGCACATACCATAATTATTACCTCAAACCAGCATGTTGATGAGAAAACATCCGATGCAAATACAGTTCTAACCTTACTAACGAGTAAAGGGATGCAATCAAACATTTATGCTATCGTTGAATTAATTTCTCCTCAGCAAGCAAAGAATGCTGAGCGAGCTGGTGCAGATGAGGTTATTTTAAGCTCGAAACATCTTAGTTTACTTATGGTAAATGGCGTGCTGTTTCATGGAATGACAGACGTAATTGCAGAGATGCTAAAACACGGGAAGGATGATCAGCTTCAATTTAAGATTGTACCTCCAGAACTTATTAATGAAACATTTCAAAAAGCAATAACCGATTACCAAACGAGTGATATGTTTTTAATTGGTATTAGAAGAGGTAGTGATACGTTGCTTCACCCAAAAAACGGTTCTCAGCTTCTTAGCGGTGATAAACTCATCTTCTTTAAACGCGTTTCTTCATAA
- a CDS encoding YugN-like family protein yields the protein MIEVQSLLENKEFQLHDLEQKLKPLGYVIGGGWEYDHGYFDYKLEDNGTYLFVRLPFVAVNGDLDTKGVSVRLGRPFLLSHDYEAELDHDNEEDPNPLFNQFSAPRNPDATFPAEWIQTGREQIRELEVVILNS from the coding sequence ATGATAGAAGTGCAATCATTGTTAGAAAATAAAGAGTTTCAATTACATGACTTAGAGCAAAAGCTTAAACCATTAGGCTATGTCATTGGAGGTGGCTGGGAATATGACCACGGCTACTTTGACTATAAATTAGAAGATAATGGAACTTACTTATTTGTGCGGCTCCCTTTTGTTGCAGTTAACGGTGATTTAGATACTAAAGGAGTGAGCGTCCGTCTTGGAAGGCCCTTTTTGCTGTCACATGATTATGAAGCGGAGTTAGACCACGATAACGAGGAAGATCCGAATCCACTGTTTAATCAATTTTCTGCACCGAGAAATCCAGATGCAACTTTTCCGGCAGAATGGATACAAACGGGTCGAGAGCAAATACGAGAACTAGAAGTTGTGATCCTCAATTCGTAA
- a CDS encoding glucose-6-phosphate isomerase — MANITFDYSKALSYVSQQEVENLDSLVKAAHDAIHNGTGAGSDFLGWVDLPVNYDKEEFSRIQKAAEKIKSDSDVLLVIGIGGSYLGARAAIEALQHSFYNILNKEDRKLPQIFFVGQNISSTYVKHLMQVIEGKDVSINVISKSGTTTEPAIAFRIFRDYVEKKYGVEEARKRIYATTDKAKGALKQLATEEGYESFIIPDDVGGRYSVLTAVGLLPIAAAGLDIKEMMTGAADAREAYSNPSVTENEAYQYAAVRNALYNKGNTIELMVNYEPSLHFVSEWWKQLYGESEGKDNKGIFPAAVDFSTDLHSMGQYVQEGRRDLFETVLNVGNVQEEVTIEEADTDLDGLNYLAGKTMDFVNKKAFQGTLLAHLDGGVPNLIVNVPELNEYHFGYLVYFFEKACAMSGYLLGVNPFDQPGVEAYKKNMFALLGKPGFEAEKAELEKRLNEK; from the coding sequence ATGGCAAATATAACTTTTGACTATTCAAAAGCACTATCTTACGTATCACAACAAGAAGTAGAGAACTTAGATAGTTTAGTAAAAGCAGCACATGATGCAATACATAATGGAACTGGTGCAGGTAGTGACTTCTTAGGGTGGGTTGACTTACCAGTTAATTACGATAAAGAAGAATTTTCACGTATTCAAAAGGCTGCTGAGAAAATTAAATCTGATTCTGATGTGTTACTTGTTATCGGGATAGGTGGCTCTTATTTAGGAGCTAGAGCAGCAATTGAAGCATTACAACACTCTTTCTACAACATTCTTAATAAAGAAGATCGTAAATTACCACAAATTTTCTTTGTCGGACAAAATATTAGCTCTACTTATGTAAAACATTTAATGCAAGTCATTGAAGGAAAAGATGTTTCGATTAATGTTATATCTAAGTCTGGAACAACAACGGAGCCAGCCATTGCTTTCCGTATTTTCCGTGATTACGTGGAGAAGAAATATGGTGTTGAGGAAGCTCGTAAAAGAATTTATGCAACAACGGATAAGGCAAAAGGTGCATTAAAGCAATTAGCTACGGAAGAAGGCTATGAATCGTTCATTATTCCGGATGATGTAGGTGGACGTTATTCCGTATTAACAGCTGTAGGCTTATTGCCGATTGCTGCTGCTGGACTTGATATTAAAGAGATGATGACAGGTGCTGCCGATGCGCGTGAAGCTTATAGTAACCCAAGTGTTACTGAAAACGAAGCTTACCAGTATGCAGCAGTTAGAAATGCACTTTATAATAAAGGAAACACTATTGAGCTTATGGTAAACTATGAGCCTTCATTACATTTCGTTTCTGAATGGTGGAAGCAGCTTTACGGTGAAAGTGAAGGAAAAGATAACAAAGGTATTTTCCCAGCTGCGGTAGATTTCTCTACAGACTTGCATTCAATGGGACAATACGTACAAGAAGGTCGTCGTGACTTATTTGAAACAGTTTTAAATGTAGGGAATGTGCAAGAAGAAGTTACGATTGAAGAAGCAGATACAGACTTAGATGGATTAAACTATTTAGCAGGAAAAACGATGGATTTCGTTAATAAAAAAGCGTTTCAAGGTACTTTACTTGCGCACTTAGATGGTGGTGTCCCTAATCTAATAGTAAATGTACCTGAATTAAATGAATACCACTTCGGTTATCTTGTTTACTTCTTCGAAAAAGCATGTGCAATGTCAGGTTACTTATTAGGAGTAAATCCATTTGACCAGCCTGGTGTTGAAGCATATAAGAAAAACATGTTTGCTCTATTAGGTAAGCCTGGTTTTGAAGCAGAAAAAGCAGAGCTTGAAAAAAGATTAAACGAAAAATAA
- a CDS encoding iron-containing alcohol dehydrogenase codes for MDPFIFHNPTRLIFGEGQVEEQLVKQLKVYGTKVLLVYGGGSIKRNGLYDQVTSLLTDAGFSVTELPGVEPNPRITTVHKGVDICKQEGIEVILAVGGGSVIDCTKAIAAGAKYDGDAWDLVIKKSAIKDALPFATILTLAATGSEMNAGSVITNWETHEKYGWGSPLVFPKFSILDPKNTVSVPKDHTVYGIVDMMSHVFEQYFHQQGNSYLQEYMCEAVLKTVIEAAPKLVANLEDVKLRETILYSGTIALNGMLQMGVRGDWASHNIEHAVSAVYDIPHAGGLAIIIPEWMRYHKQLGERKLVNLAIRIWNVDPSGKTNEEIAEEGIQQLEKFWSSLGAPSKLADYNIDDSNIEVMADKAMVNGPFGNFNKLQKDDVISILNACLK; via the coding sequence ATGGATCCATTTATTTTTCATAACCCGACTCGACTTATTTTTGGAGAAGGGCAAGTAGAAGAACAGTTAGTAAAGCAGTTAAAGGTATATGGAACGAAGGTGTTATTAGTCTATGGAGGGGGAAGCATCAAACGAAACGGACTTTACGATCAAGTTACATCGTTATTAACTGATGCTGGATTTTCAGTCACAGAGCTTCCAGGTGTAGAACCTAACCCTAGAATAACAACTGTACATAAAGGCGTTGATATATGTAAGCAAGAAGGAATTGAGGTGATTTTAGCAGTAGGTGGTGGCAGTGTTATTGATTGTACGAAGGCAATCGCTGCAGGAGCAAAATACGACGGTGATGCTTGGGATTTAGTTATTAAAAAATCGGCAATTAAAGATGCACTTCCTTTTGCTACAATTCTGACATTAGCAGCAACCGGTTCAGAGATGAACGCTGGATCAGTTATTACGAACTGGGAAACTCATGAGAAATATGGTTGGGGAAGCCCATTAGTATTCCCTAAGTTTTCTATTTTAGATCCTAAAAATACCGTTTCAGTCCCAAAAGATCATACTGTTTATGGCATAGTTGATATGATGTCACACGTTTTTGAACAATATTTCCATCAGCAAGGAAACTCTTATCTTCAAGAGTATATGTGTGAAGCAGTGCTAAAAACAGTTATTGAAGCTGCTCCAAAATTAGTAGCAAATTTAGAAGATGTTAAGCTTCGTGAAACGATACTATATTCAGGTACGATCGCACTAAATGGAATGCTGCAAATGGGAGTTAGAGGCGATTGGGCTTCACATAATATAGAACATGCAGTCTCTGCTGTATACGATATACCACATGCTGGTGGTTTGGCAATTATCATACCTGAGTGGATGCGTTATCATAAACAACTAGGAGAACGCAAGCTTGTTAATTTAGCAATCAGAATTTGGAATGTAGATCCATCAGGAAAAACGAATGAAGAAATAGCTGAAGAAGGAATTCAACAGTTAGAAAAGTTTTGGTCAAGTTTAGGTGCACCAAGTAAGCTCGCGGATTATAATATCGATGATAGTAATATTGAAGTAATGGCTGACAAAGCAATGGTAAATGGTCCTTTCGGTAACTTTAATAAACTCCAAAAGGATGACGTTATTTCTATATTAAATGCTTGTCTAAAATAA
- a CDS encoding DUF378 domain-containing protein, which produces MSGIQRTALVLAIIGAINWGLIGFFRFDLVAAMFGGQAAGFSRFIYALVGLAGLYCISILFKPDEELERSPEPQR; this is translated from the coding sequence ATGAGCGGAATTCAACGAACAGCTCTAGTTTTGGCTATTATCGGTGCTATCAACTGGGGATTAATCGGCTTCTTCCGTTTTGACCTAGTTGCGGCAATGTTTGGTGGTCAAGCTGCTGGATTTTCCCGTTTCATCTATGCCCTCGTAGGATTGGCAGGCTTATATTGTATTTCAATCTTGTTCAAACCGGATGAAGAATTAGAACGTAGTCCAGAGCCACAGCGTTAA
- the yugI gene encoding S1 domain-containing post-transcriptional regulator GSP13: MSSQYEVGSIVEGKVTGIKPFGAFIALDDQKQGLVHISHIAHGFVKDINEHLSVGDEVKVKVLSIDEETGKISLSIRETQPKPEQQERPKRPAPAKRKEQQPSAQQGQGFNTLEEKLKVWLKESNEIQADLNKRVKK; the protein is encoded by the coding sequence ATGTCAAGTCAATATGAAGTAGGAAGTATAGTTGAAGGTAAAGTTACAGGCATTAAACCTTTCGGTGCATTTATTGCATTAGATGATCAAAAGCAAGGTCTTGTTCATATTTCTCACATTGCGCATGGTTTTGTAAAAGATATTAATGAGCATCTTTCAGTTGGAGATGAGGTGAAAGTGAAGGTCTTATCGATTGATGAAGAAACAGGTAAAATTTCACTTTCAATTAGAGAAACTCAACCAAAGCCAGAACAGCAAGAGCGTCCAAAGAGACCAGCTCCTGCAAAACGTAAAGAGCAACAACCAAGTGCGCAACAAGGACAAGGGTTCAACACACTTGAAGAAAAGCTTAAGGTTTGGTTGAAGGAATCAAATGAAATCCAAGCAGACTTAAATAAACGTGTGAAAAAATAA
- a CDS encoding sodium-dependent transporter — protein MKHKQEQWTSKIGFILAASGSAIGLGAIWKLPYMTGTNGGGAFFIIFLLFTLFLGLPLLLAEFTIGRHTKKEAISAYETLAPNTPWNWIGKLGVFTAFLLLSFYSVVGGWIVIYLIRSTTLNLSGLSTDDFSNIFNETISNPFMAVGAHFLFLLLTIIVVKGGIQKGIERYTKIMMPALFILFIVIVLRSVTLTGSLDGIRFLFIPDFSSVTGETVLMAIGQSFFSLSLGTSIMVTYSSYLKTDESLPKAAGSIVSLSIFISVLAGLAIFPAVFSFGLEPTEGPPLIFIVLPAVFSSIPFGSIFFFIFMLLLLFATLTSAFSLLELVVASVTKNDKNKRERATWKYGLFIFVLGIPSALSYGIIADIEIFGQTFFDSLDFLVSNILIPLGALLIAIFTPFVIKKHVLFEELNKGSSLKRWLFETWYFLLKYIVPIAIIFAFLNLIGII, from the coding sequence TTGAAACATAAACAAGAGCAATGGACATCAAAAATTGGATTTATTTTAGCCGCATCTGGGTCGGCAATAGGATTAGGTGCTATCTGGAAGCTACCGTATATGACAGGCACAAATGGTGGCGGTGCTTTCTTTATCATTTTTTTACTCTTCACCTTATTCTTAGGTCTTCCACTGCTACTAGCAGAATTTACTATAGGGAGACATACAAAAAAAGAAGCCATATCCGCTTATGAAACACTGGCACCAAATACACCATGGAATTGGATAGGAAAACTAGGGGTATTTACAGCTTTTTTATTACTTTCTTTTTACAGTGTAGTCGGTGGATGGATCGTGATTTATTTAATTCGATCGACTACTTTAAATTTAAGCGGACTAAGCACAGATGACTTTAGTAATATATTTAATGAGACGATTAGTAATCCATTCATGGCTGTGGGCGCACACTTCCTCTTTTTATTACTTACAATTATAGTTGTAAAAGGTGGCATTCAAAAAGGAATAGAACGATACACAAAAATAATGATGCCTGCATTATTCATCCTTTTTATCGTGATTGTCCTTCGTTCTGTCACACTTACCGGTAGCTTAGATGGGATTCGTTTTTTATTTATCCCAGACTTTTCTTCTGTTACTGGTGAAACAGTTTTAATGGCAATAGGTCAGTCTTTCTTTTCACTTAGTTTAGGGACATCAATCATGGTCACATATAGCTCCTATTTGAAAACAGATGAGAGCTTACCTAAAGCTGCAGGTTCTATTGTATCGTTATCTATTTTCATCTCTGTATTAGCTGGATTGGCGATATTTCCAGCCGTATTCTCTTTTGGATTGGAGCCTACAGAAGGACCGCCACTTATTTTTATAGTACTACCTGCCGTCTTTAGTAGTATTCCCTTCGGTAGCATCTTTTTCTTCATTTTTATGTTACTTCTATTATTTGCTACATTAACTTCGGCATTCTCTTTATTAGAGTTAGTCGTAGCTTCTGTAACTAAAAATGATAAAAACAAAAGGGAACGAGCCACTTGGAAATACGGTCTCTTCATTTTTGTATTAGGAATACCTTCAGCACTTTCATACGGGATTATTGCTGATATTGAGATTTTTGGACAGACATTTTTTGACAGCCTAGATTTCCTTGTAAGCAATATTTTAATCCCGCTTGGTGCGCTTTTAATAGCAATATTCACACCATTCGTCATAAAAAAACACGTACTATTTGAAGAGTTAAATAAAGGATCATCATTAAAACGTTGGTTATTTGAAACTTGGTACTTCCTTTTAAAATATATTGTGCCTATTGCCATTATCTTTGCATTTTTAAATTTAATTGGTATTATTTAA
- a CDS encoding aminotransferase has translation MSMQKGHQSKLSDAVQRIQPSGIRRFFDLASTMENVISLGVGEPDFTTPWNVREASIASLERGMTSYTANAGLIELREAIAEYLSRQFYTNYSPENEIVVTVGASEGIDLALRATINPGDEVLIVEPCFVSYAPLVSLVGGVPISILTSIENDFKVSASDIEKKITQKTKVILISFPNNPTGAVMPKEDLVEVASVVRKYDLLVLSDEIYAELSYDESHVSFPSIEGMWERTILISGFSKAFAMTGWRLGYVCAPEMYAKEMLKIHQYAMMCASTMAQYAALEAITNSQEEMQEMIVSYRQRRNFFVKSLKEIGLDCHLPGGAFYAFPSIKETSLSSEEFAEKLLKEEKVAVVPGNVFGEGGEGHIRCSYATSMEQLEEAVKRIERFIKNI, from the coding sequence ATGAGTATGCAAAAAGGACACCAATCAAAGCTATCAGATGCAGTTCAAAGAATTCAGCCGTCTGGTATAAGGCGATTTTTTGATTTAGCTTCTACTATGGAAAATGTTATATCTCTAGGGGTGGGTGAACCAGATTTCACGACGCCATGGAACGTTCGGGAAGCGAGTATCGCTTCTTTAGAGAGAGGGATGACGTCTTATACTGCAAATGCAGGATTAATTGAACTAAGAGAGGCAATTGCTGAATACTTATCTCGACAATTTTATACGAATTATTCCCCGGAAAATGAAATTGTCGTTACCGTTGGCGCAAGTGAGGGGATTGACTTAGCACTTAGGGCAACGATTAATCCTGGAGATGAAGTGTTAATTGTAGAGCCATGCTTCGTCTCATATGCACCACTAGTATCTTTAGTTGGTGGTGTTCCTATTTCGATACTAACATCAATTGAGAATGATTTTAAAGTATCTGCATCAGACATTGAGAAAAAGATTACTCAAAAAACGAAAGTAATATTGATTTCCTTTCCTAATAATCCTACTGGAGCGGTAATGCCTAAGGAGGATTTAGTCGAGGTTGCAAGTGTCGTTCGCAAATACGACTTACTCGTACTATCGGATGAGATTTATGCAGAATTATCTTATGACGAGAGTCATGTTAGCTTTCCATCTATAGAAGGAATGTGGGAAAGAACCATTCTTATCTCTGGTTTTTCAAAAGCATTTGCTATGACTGGTTGGCGTTTAGGTTACGTATGTGCACCGGAAATGTATGCGAAAGAAATGCTCAAAATCCATCAATATGCCATGATGTGTGCATCTACCATGGCCCAATACGCTGCTTTAGAAGCTATAACCAATAGTCAAGAAGAGATGCAGGAAATGATTGTCAGTTATCGACAAAGAAGAAACTTTTTTGTAAAGTCACTTAAAGAAATTGGATTAGATTGTCATTTACCAGGAGGGGCATTTTACGCATTTCCTTCAATTAAAGAAACGTCTTTAAGTTCCGAGGAGTTTGCGGAAAAATTATTAAAAGAAGAAAAGGTTGCAGTCGTCCCTGGTAATGTATTTGGGGAAGGTGGAGAAGGTCACATTCGCTGTTCTTATGCTACTTCGATGGAGCAATTAGAGGAAGCAGTAAAAAGGATAGAACGTTTTATAAAAAACATTTAA
- a CDS encoding Lrp/AsnC family transcriptional regulator produces MTEKERELLNLLENKGRMPSESIAKMLDISLEEVNTMIDTLEKQKVILGYSGIIDWSKVNINETVTAMIDVKVTPKRGVGFDEVAERIYRFKEVKALYLMSGTYDLSVVIEGKSMSEIARFVSDKLSTLESVLSTTTHFQLKKYKHDGVVFEDREDDHRIVVSP; encoded by the coding sequence GTGACAGAAAAGGAAAGAGAATTGTTGAATTTATTAGAAAATAAAGGTCGGATGCCTTCGGAGAGCATAGCAAAAATGTTAGATATTAGTCTTGAAGAAGTTAATACAATGATTGATACTTTAGAAAAGCAAAAAGTAATTTTAGGCTATTCAGGGATTATAGATTGGTCAAAAGTAAATATAAACGAGACGGTTACAGCAATGATCGATGTAAAAGTGACACCGAAAAGAGGCGTAGGATTTGACGAAGTAGCGGAACGTATTTATCGTTTTAAAGAAGTTAAAGCGCTCTATTTAATGTCAGGAACGTATGATTTATCCGTTGTTATCGAAGGGAAATCTATGTCTGAAATTGCCCGTTTTGTTTCTGACAAACTGTCAACATTAGAATCTGTGCTTTCCACAACGACACACTTTCAATTAAAAAAATATAAGCATGATGGAGTTGTCTTTGAAGATCGTGAGGATGATCATCGCATCGTGGTATCACCATGA
- a CDS encoding ferredoxin family protein encodes MAKTIEEKQYLVRFNCDTKSHLEVKSHEICDTKCPDKDCTIFCPADVYKWEGDRMFVGYEGCHECGSCRIGCPFDNIKWEYPKGGHGIVFRLA; translated from the coding sequence ATGGCTAAAACGATTGAAGAGAAGCAGTATTTAGTTAGATTTAACTGTGATACAAAGTCGCATTTAGAAGTGAAAAGTCATGAAATTTGTGACACAAAGTGTCCAGATAAGGACTGTACTATTTTCTGTCCTGCTGACGTATACAAGTGGGAAGGAGATAGAATGTTTGTAGGCTATGAAGGTTGTCATGAATGTGGAAGCTGTAGAATTGGCTGTCCATTTGATAATATTAAATGGGAGTATCCAAAAGGTGGTCATGGTATTGTCTTTCGGTTAGCATAA
- a CDS encoding FAD-dependent oxidoreductase, with translation MSEKFDVIVVGAGPAGTSCAYTCAKNGLNVLLIERGEFPGAKNVMGGILYRKQMEEIIPEFWKEAPLERPVVEQRFWFLDKESMVTTSYKGLEWGKEPFNNFTVLRAKFDKWFAAKAVEQGATLINETVVTECIVEDGKVVGVRTDRPDGDIYADVVVLCDGVNSLLAKKLGFHKEWKPAEVALTVMEVMKLPKKTINERFNVNDEQGVSIEIFGDSTQGALGTAFLYTNKDSINIGVGTTLSSMIKKKMKPYKLLEYVKEHPMVQPYIEGAETQEYLAHLIPEGGYKSIPKLVGDGVIVAGDAAQLVNAIHREGSNMAMSSGKMAAETILRAKEVDDFSERILDTYRKELYDSFIGQDLKKYKDTAHTFEEHPQYFEKYVPLMNEAMNKMFTVDGRSKWDKQRDIMKSFTAERGKLGVAKDIYRAWRVVK, from the coding sequence ATGTCTGAAAAATTTGATGTTATCGTTGTTGGAGCAGGACCTGCAGGAACGAGCTGTGCTTATACTTGTGCGAAAAATGGATTAAACGTGTTATTAATTGAAAGAGGGGAATTTCCTGGTGCCAAAAATGTTATGGGGGGAATACTATATAGGAAGCAGATGGAGGAAATCATCCCAGAATTTTGGAAAGAAGCGCCACTTGAACGGCCTGTTGTAGAGCAACGATTTTGGTTTTTAGATAAAGAATCGATGGTAACAACAAGCTATAAAGGATTAGAATGGGGAAAAGAACCGTTTAATAATTTTACTGTTTTACGAGCAAAGTTTGATAAATGGTTTGCTGCAAAAGCTGTTGAGCAAGGGGCGACGCTCATTAATGAAACCGTTGTTACAGAGTGTATTGTTGAAGATGGAAAAGTGGTAGGAGTTCGTACAGATAGGCCTGATGGTGATATTTATGCTGATGTTGTTGTCTTATGTGATGGTGTCAACTCATTATTAGCAAAAAAATTAGGTTTTCATAAAGAATGGAAACCTGCAGAAGTAGCACTAACAGTAATGGAAGTAATGAAATTACCGAAGAAAACAATTAATGAACGTTTTAATGTTAATGATGAGCAAGGTGTTTCTATCGAAATCTTCGGGGACTCTACTCAAGGCGCTCTTGGAACCGCTTTCTTATATACGAACAAAGATAGTATCAATATTGGTGTAGGTACTACATTATCTAGTATGATCAAAAAGAAAATGAAGCCTTATAAGCTATTAGAATATGTAAAAGAACATCCTATGGTTCAACCTTATATAGAAGGTGCCGAAACACAAGAATATTTAGCACATTTAATTCCAGAAGGTGGCTATAAGTCTATTCCAAAACTAGTCGGGGATGGTGTCATCGTTGCAGGAGATGCGGCTCAGCTTGTTAATGCTATTCATCGTGAAGGTTCGAACATGGCAATGTCATCTGGGAAAATGGCCGCAGAAACAATTTTAAGAGCGAAAGAAGTAGATGATTTTTCTGAGAGAATATTAGATACGTATCGTAAAGAGCTTTATGATAGTTTTATAGGCCAGGATTTGAAAAAATATAAAGATACTGCACACACCTTTGAAGAGCACCCACAATATTTTGAAAAATACGTACCACTCATGAATGAAGCGATGAACAAAATGTTTACTGTTGACGGTAGATCAAAATGGGATAAACAGAGAGACATTATGAAGTCCTTTACTGCTGAGAGAGGAAAGCTAGGAGTGGCTAAAGACATTTATCGTGCTTGGAGGGTGGTGAAGTAA
- a CDS encoding electron transfer flavoprotein subunit alpha/FixB family protein encodes MNKEEYRGVWVFIEQREGNLVDVGLELLGAGRDLADKLEVELCGVLLGSNIDQLTQPLFEYGADKVYVIDNPVLEQYRTETYMKAVGDLVRKYKPEIFLYGATANGKDLASAVATEVMTGLTADTTLLDVNVEKRLFEASRPAFGGNIMATILCKKHRPQMATVRPKVIKKPDRQEGRTGEVVQESIDLQEDDLRTKVIEIVKDTQKKVNLEEADIIVSAGKGIKDEKGFKMVEDLANVLNATVGASRDVVEAGICSHDHQVGQTGATVTPKIYFAIGISGAVQHTVGMANSELIFAINTDPNAAIFDVAHYGIVADAFEIVPLLTREFQKALHSTEGGVAHV; translated from the coding sequence ATGAATAAGGAGGAGTATCGAGGGGTTTGGGTTTTTATTGAGCAGCGTGAAGGTAACTTAGTAGATGTAGGTTTAGAATTATTAGGAGCGGGTAGAGATTTAGCTGATAAATTAGAGGTTGAGCTATGTGGCGTTTTGCTAGGTAGTAACATCGACCAATTGACTCAACCGCTATTTGAGTATGGAGCTGATAAAGTATATGTTATTGATAATCCGGTTCTGGAGCAATACAGAACGGAAACATATATGAAGGCTGTAGGAGACTTAGTTAGAAAATATAAACCAGAAATTTTTCTATATGGTGCAACAGCAAATGGAAAGGATTTAGCAAGTGCTGTAGCAACTGAAGTAATGACAGGACTCACAGCAGATACTACATTATTAGACGTTAATGTAGAAAAGCGACTTTTTGAAGCGAGCAGACCAGCTTTTGGTGGAAACATCATGGCAACTATTCTGTGTAAAAAACATCGGCCTCAAATGGCGACTGTAAGACCAAAAGTAATCAAAAAGCCAGATAGACAAGAAGGACGAACGGGCGAGGTTGTTCAAGAGTCCATAGATCTACAAGAAGATGACTTACGTACAAAAGTAATTGAAATAGTAAAAGATACGCAAAAGAAAGTAAACCTTGAAGAGGCAGATATTATCGTTTCGGCAGGAAAAGGAATAAAAGACGAAAAGGGATTTAAAATGGTAGAAGATCTAGCCAATGTTTTAAATGCAACTGTTGGAGCGAGTCGAGACGTTGTCGAAGCTGGCATCTGTAGTCATGATCATCAAGTAGGGCAGACAGGAGCAACCGTAACACCTAAAATATATTTCGCTATCGGGATATCTGGAGCAGTTCAACATACGGTAGGAATGGCAAACTCTGAATTAATTTTTGCGATTAATACAGATCCAAATGCAGCAATTTTTGATGTTGCTCATTATGGAATAGTCGCTGACGCATTTGAAATCGTTCCTTTATTAACAAGGGAATTTCAAAAAGCATTACATTCCACAGAAGGTGGTGTCGCTCATGTCTGA